In one Cupriavidus taiwanensis genomic region, the following are encoded:
- a CDS encoding acylphosphatase codes for MNKATWRLVAHGRVQGVGYRAACADAADELGLGGWVRNRSDGTVEVMAHGTVRQLEALQAWMETGPPAAQVTFVEVGRGEGEFAGFEFRPTV; via the coding sequence ATGAACAAGGCAACCTGGCGCCTGGTCGCGCACGGGCGCGTGCAGGGCGTGGGCTATCGGGCCGCCTGTGCCGACGCGGCGGATGAACTCGGGCTGGGCGGCTGGGTGCGCAACCGGAGCGACGGCACCGTCGAGGTGATGGCGCACGGCACGGTCAGGCAGCTCGAAGCGCTGCAGGCGTGGATGGAAACCGGCCCGCCGGCAGCGCAGGTGACATTTGTCGAGGTCGGGCGCGGCGAAGGTGAGTTTGCCGGCTTCGAGTTCCGGCCTACGGTCTAG
- a CDS encoding ABC transporter permease, with the protein MMPPADRNAAQPAPGFDSQLLRAPPNRFDLALLPIILAVIVMIAFAAQQMNVPFRPERPLAVHLDVAYLPYYLMRTSIRMLAALAASLLFSLGFAALASKSRTAEKVLVPALDILQSIPVLGFLSITVTGFIALFPGNLAGVECAAIFAIFTSQAWNMAFSLYQSFRTIPGDLLEAAAMFRLSAWQRFWRLEVPYAMPGLLWNMMMSMSGGWFFVVASEAISVSGHDIRLPGIGSYIALAIQQQDLAAIGWAIVAMLAGILLYDQLLFRPLVAWADRFRFETLAQDQLPQSWLLDLLRRSAWVGALLAQAAALASRTLAWSARTRTPAPGRRLDPRGALWLGRARDAAIVLVALAALLRVGYFVHSEVGWAEVVHVLWLGTLTMLRVIVLIALAALVWVPIGIRIGLNPDLARIAQPIAQFLAAFPANLMFPLAVMLIARFGLNPEIWLSPLLIFGTQWYILFNVIAGASGIPTELKLAARNFGLRGWLLWKRFLIPAVFPSLLTGLVTAAGGSWNASIVSEYVTWGDRTIVATGLGSYIAETTARGDFPRIALGIGVMALFVVGFNRLLWNRLYQLAQERTRL; encoded by the coding sequence ATGATGCCACCCGCCGACCGCAACGCGGCCCAGCCCGCCCCTGGCTTCGACAGCCAGCTGCTGCGCGCCCCGCCCAACCGCTTCGACCTGGCGCTGCTGCCGATCATCCTGGCCGTGATCGTGATGATCGCGTTCGCGGCGCAGCAGATGAATGTCCCGTTCCGGCCCGAGCGGCCGCTGGCGGTGCATCTGGACGTGGCCTACCTGCCCTACTACCTGATGCGCACCAGCATCCGCATGCTGGCCGCGCTGGCGGCGTCGCTCCTGTTTTCGCTGGGCTTTGCCGCGCTGGCGTCCAAGAGCCGCACCGCGGAGAAGGTGCTGGTGCCGGCGCTGGACATCCTGCAGTCGATTCCGGTGCTGGGCTTCCTGTCGATCACCGTGACCGGCTTCATCGCCCTGTTCCCGGGCAACCTGGCGGGCGTGGAGTGCGCGGCGATCTTTGCCATCTTCACCTCGCAGGCCTGGAACATGGCGTTCAGCCTGTACCAGTCGTTCCGCACCATCCCGGGCGACCTGCTCGAGGCCGCGGCCATGTTCCGGCTGTCTGCGTGGCAGCGTTTCTGGCGGCTGGAAGTGCCGTACGCCATGCCGGGGCTGCTGTGGAACATGATGATGTCGATGTCGGGCGGCTGGTTCTTCGTGGTCGCGTCCGAGGCGATCTCGGTATCGGGCCACGATATCCGGCTGCCCGGCATCGGCTCCTATATCGCGCTGGCGATCCAGCAGCAGGACCTGGCCGCGATCGGCTGGGCCATCGTGGCGATGCTGGCGGGCATCCTGCTGTACGACCAGTTGCTGTTCCGCCCGCTGGTGGCCTGGGCCGACCGCTTCCGCTTCGAGACCCTGGCGCAGGACCAGCTGCCGCAGTCGTGGCTGCTGGACCTGCTGCGCCGCTCGGCGTGGGTGGGCGCGCTGCTGGCGCAGGCCGCGGCGCTGGCCTCGCGCACGCTGGCCTGGAGCGCGCGCACGCGCACGCCGGCACCGGGCCGCCGGCTCGATCCGCGCGGGGCGCTATGGCTGGGCCGTGCGCGCGACGCCGCCATCGTGCTGGTGGCGCTGGCCGCGCTGCTGCGCGTGGGCTATTTCGTCCACAGCGAGGTGGGCTGGGCCGAAGTCGTCCATGTGCTGTGGCTGGGCACGCTGACCATGCTGCGGGTGATCGTGCTGATTGCGCTGGCGGCGCTGGTGTGGGTGCCGATCGGCATCCGCATTGGCCTGAACCCGGACCTGGCGCGCATCGCGCAACCGATCGCACAGTTCCTGGCGGCGTTCCCGGCCAACCTGATGTTCCCGCTGGCGGTGATGCTGATCGCGCGCTTCGGGCTGAATCCGGAGATCTGGCTGAGCCCGCTGCTGATCTTCGGCACCCAGTGGTACATCCTGTTCAACGTGATCGCGGGGGCGTCGGGCATTCCCACCGAGCTGAAGCTCGCCGCACGGAATTTCGGCCTGCGCGGCTGGCTGCTGTGGAAGCGCTTCCTGATTCCGGCGGTGTTCCCCAGCCTGCTGACCGGCCTGGTGACGGCCGCGGGCGGGTCGTGGAACGCCAGCATCGTGTCCGAATACGTTACCTGGGGCGATCGCACCATCGTCGCCACCGGTCTCGGCAGCTATATCGCCGAGACCACCGCGCGCGGCGACTTCCCGCGCATTGCGCTGGGCATCGGCGTGATGGCGCTATTCGTGGTGGGCTTCAACCGGCTGTTGTGGAACCGCCTGTACCAACTCGCGCAGGAGCGCACACGCCTGTAA
- a CDS encoding ABC transporter ATP-binding protein, which yields MAENHATPTAPAVIELRGVGKVFRTASQSDRAVLEGVDLTLREGEIVAMLGKSGSGKSTLLRIMAGLVGADRGEVRFRGQRLAGTAEGIAMVFQSFALFPWLTVQQNVELGLEAQGVPRAERARRAEAAIDMIGLAGFNSALPRELSGGMRQRVGIARALVTEPDLLLMDEAFSALDVLTGETLRDEMLALWASGRANIRSILIVSHNIEEAVMMADRIVILSSDPGRIRAEVPVALPRPRNRDGAQVRALVDQIYALMTAPAAEARLPAPAREIGYRLPDADISQMEAILDLLCEAPFHCRADLPHLADEAGLTDDELLPACEALQLVQLVSIEAGDITATDAGRAYYAAGPQQRKAIFGRQLLANVALAAHVRRELVASEAGEIGEEQVLEELEQFLKPAEAERVLSVAIGWGRYGEIFEYSYHSGMLTLPEDEGAGHGA from the coding sequence ATGGCAGAGAACCATGCAACCCCCACCGCCCCGGCGGTGATCGAACTGCGCGGCGTCGGCAAGGTCTTCCGCACCGCCAGCCAGAGCGACCGCGCCGTGCTCGAAGGCGTGGACCTGACCCTGCGCGAAGGCGAGATCGTCGCCATGCTGGGCAAGTCCGGCTCGGGCAAGTCCACGCTGCTGCGCATCATGGCGGGGCTGGTCGGCGCCGACCGCGGCGAGGTGCGCTTTCGCGGGCAGCGCCTGGCCGGCACCGCCGAAGGCATCGCCATGGTGTTCCAGTCTTTCGCGCTGTTCCCGTGGCTGACGGTGCAGCAGAACGTCGAACTGGGGCTGGAGGCGCAGGGCGTGCCCAGGGCCGAGCGCGCGCGCCGCGCCGAGGCCGCGATCGACATGATCGGCCTGGCCGGCTTCAACAGCGCGCTGCCGCGCGAGCTGTCGGGCGGCATGCGCCAGCGCGTGGGCATCGCGCGCGCGCTGGTGACCGAGCCCGACCTGCTGCTGATGGACGAAGCCTTCTCGGCGCTGGACGTGCTGACCGGCGAGACCCTGCGCGACGAGATGCTGGCGCTGTGGGCCAGCGGCCGCGCCAATATCAGGAGCATCCTGATCGTTTCGCACAATATCGAGGAAGCGGTGATGATGGCCGACCGCATCGTGATCCTGTCGAGCGACCCCGGCCGCATCCGCGCCGAGGTGCCGGTGGCGCTGCCGCGCCCGCGCAATCGCGACGGCGCCCAGGTGCGCGCGCTGGTCGACCAGATCTACGCGCTGATGACGGCCCCGGCGGCCGAAGCGCGCCTGCCCGCCCCCGCGCGCGAGATCGGCTACCGGCTGCCGGACGCCGACATCAGCCAGATGGAAGCCATCCTCGACCTGCTGTGCGAGGCGCCCTTCCACTGCCGCGCCGACTTGCCCCACCTGGCCGACGAGGCCGGCCTGACCGACGACGAACTGCTCCCGGCCTGCGAAGCGCTGCAACTGGTGCAGCTGGTGTCGATCGAGGCCGGCGACATCACCGCCACCGACGCGGGCCGCGCCTACTACGCCGCCGGGCCCCAGCAGCGCAAGGCGATCTTCGGCCGCCAACTGCTCGCCAACGTCGCGCTGGCCGCGCATGTGCGGCGCGAGCTGGTGGCGAGCGAAGCCGGCGAGATCGGCGAGGAGCAGGTGCTCGAGGAACTGGAGCAGTTCCTCAAGCCGGCCGAGGCCGAGCGCGTGCTGAGCGTGGCGATCGGATGGGGGCGGTATGGGGAGATCTTCGAATACAGCTATCACAGCGGGATGCTGACGTTGCCGGAGGATGAGGGGGCGGGCCACGGCGCTTGA
- a CDS encoding FUSC family protein gives MQYAHDPRTFLYSHYVYRGLRSATGVIGATLIALHFSDLPTAMVVSMGALCTSLMDLPSPLSHKFNEMLASVLLCSVVTLVVALATPFPRVMPFLLVLVTFMAGMMTVYGNKTLPLQFAALFVMTLTINEDFLVRRALEHAALFSIGAVAYLGYAMLVSWVTERRTRQQVLAESLYELAGYLEIKAGFYDAGNDYEAQFNQLVRQQIVVAERQQAARDLVLRGNRTPHDGLLVQVHLRMLDLYEYILSTNTDYPLLRQTFAGTPVLDHLHGLVMQMCKDVEEIAYAVTRGRGSYATVEYRQGLRAVEAEIAQLRHHHINPAAMTALVETLDMMRGAITLIGQLHEASRTPVEPAKVLPGSDMTPFLTRQKYELSVLRDNLKWRSPAFRFALRVSMAVALGLWIAEHLPYVSHSYWILLTIIVILKPNFSMTKQRYNDRVIGTLIGCVVSVAILKVVHQPLILLGVLFLSLVASAAFVTIKYRYTAIAACIQVLIQIHLLMPGSPTVAGERLVDTVIGGIIASLFSFVLPSWEYRAIPKLVENVLQANRRYIAATRDLLLRRAKDDFAYRVQRKQFMDNLSALISSFQRMLDEPRSRHRAVDNLNRFIVQNYLVAAHVAAARIQVRQHYEELDIPAAEAAIEQATEAASHSLQVASERLHADERGGGRGAGFIRSKATVEHKEAAPADADKPVAFAVEVVPEAVAEAAPEPVVETVTPEAAEAAEDAAAERRARLADSADKRRTDTLVQAAAAGESSERAGATSSSTGRTANAVLERRLRALREDAAKIALRTGAIGRAMRARS, from the coding sequence ATGCAATACGCGCACGATCCCCGCACCTTCCTGTATTCGCACTACGTGTACCGGGGGCTGCGCTCGGCCACGGGCGTGATCGGCGCGACGCTGATCGCGCTGCATTTCAGCGACCTGCCCACCGCGATGGTGGTGTCGATGGGGGCGCTGTGCACCAGCCTGATGGACCTGCCCAGCCCGCTGAGCCACAAGTTCAACGAGATGCTGGCCAGCGTGCTGCTGTGCAGCGTGGTCACGCTGGTGGTGGCGCTGGCCACGCCGTTCCCTCGCGTGATGCCGTTCCTGCTGGTGCTGGTGACGTTCATGGCCGGCATGATGACGGTGTACGGCAACAAGACGCTGCCGCTGCAGTTCGCCGCGCTGTTCGTGATGACCCTCACCATCAACGAGGACTTCCTGGTGCGGCGCGCGCTCGAGCACGCGGCGCTGTTCAGCATCGGCGCGGTAGCCTACCTGGGCTATGCGATGCTGGTGAGCTGGGTCACCGAGCGCCGCACCCGGCAACAGGTGCTGGCCGAATCGTTGTATGAACTGGCCGGCTATCTCGAGATCAAGGCCGGTTTCTACGACGCCGGCAACGACTACGAAGCGCAGTTCAACCAGCTGGTGCGCCAGCAGATCGTGGTGGCCGAGCGCCAGCAGGCCGCGCGCGACCTGGTGCTGCGCGGCAACCGCACCCCGCACGACGGGCTGCTGGTGCAGGTGCACCTGCGCATGCTCGACCTGTACGAGTACATTTTGTCGACCAACACCGACTATCCGCTGCTGCGCCAGACCTTCGCCGGCACGCCGGTGCTGGACCACCTGCACGGGCTGGTGATGCAGATGTGCAAGGACGTCGAAGAGATCGCCTACGCGGTCACGCGCGGGCGGGGCTCGTACGCCACGGTGGAATACCGCCAGGGCCTGCGCGCGGTCGAGGCGGAAATCGCGCAGCTGCGCCACCACCATATCAACCCGGCGGCGATGACGGCGCTGGTCGAGACCCTCGACATGATGCGCGGCGCGATCACGCTGATCGGCCAGCTGCACGAGGCTTCGCGCACCCCGGTGGAACCGGCCAAGGTGCTGCCCGGCTCCGACATGACGCCGTTCCTGACGCGCCAGAAGTACGAGCTGAGCGTGCTGCGCGACAACCTGAAGTGGCGCTCGCCGGCGTTCCGCTTTGCGCTGCGGGTGTCGATGGCGGTGGCGCTGGGGCTGTGGATCGCCGAGCACCTGCCTTACGTCTCGCACAGCTACTGGATCCTGCTGACCATCATCGTGATCCTGAAGCCAAACTTCAGCATGACCAAGCAGCGCTACAACGACCGCGTGATCGGCACGCTGATCGGCTGCGTGGTCTCGGTCGCGATCCTGAAGGTGGTGCACCAGCCGCTGATCCTGCTGGGCGTGCTGTTCCTGTCGCTGGTGGCCAGCGCCGCGTTCGTCACCATCAAGTACCGCTACACCGCGATCGCCGCCTGCATCCAGGTGCTGATCCAGATCCACCTGCTGATGCCGGGGAGTCCCACCGTCGCGGGCGAGCGGCTGGTGGATACGGTGATCGGCGGCATCATCGCGTCGCTGTTCAGCTTCGTGCTGCCGAGCTGGGAGTACCGTGCCATCCCCAAACTGGTGGAGAACGTGCTGCAGGCCAACCGCCGCTATATCGCCGCCACGCGCGACCTGCTGCTGCGCCGGGCCAAGGATGACTTTGCCTACCGCGTGCAGCGCAAGCAGTTCATGGACAACCTGTCGGCGCTGATCTCGTCGTTCCAGCGCATGCTGGACGAGCCCAGGAGCCGGCACCGCGCGGTCGACAACCTGAACCGCTTCATCGTGCAGAACTACCTGGTGGCCGCGCACGTGGCCGCAGCCCGTATCCAGGTGCGCCAGCACTACGAGGAACTCGATATCCCGGCCGCCGAGGCCGCGATCGAACAGGCCACCGAGGCCGCCAGCCACAGCTTGCAAGTCGCCAGCGAGCGGCTGCATGCGGACGAGCGCGGCGGCGGCCGCGGCGCCGGCTTTATCCGCAGCAAGGCCACGGTGGAACACAAGGAAGCCGCGCCTGCCGACGCGGACAAGCCGGTGGCGTTTGCAGTCGAGGTGGTGCCTGAAGCGGTGGCCGAAGCGGCCCCTGAGCCGGTCGTCGAAACCGTCACGCCCGAAGCCGCGGAAGCCGCGGAAGACGCCGCCGCGGAACGCCGCGCGCGCCTGGCCGATTCCGCCGACAAGCGCCGCACCGACACGCTGGTGCAGGCCGCCGCGGCGGGCGAGTCGAGCGAACGGGCCGGGGCGACCTCAAGCTCCACCGGCCGCACCGCCAACGCGGTGCTGGAACGCCGGCTGCGCGCGCTGCGCGAGGACGCGGCCAAGATTGCGCTGCGAACGGGGGCGATCGGCCGGGCGATGCGGGCGCGGTCGTAG
- a CDS encoding M61 family metallopeptidase gives MTPIRYAIAPLQPEAHLFAVTVTVSEPDPAGQCFSLPAWIPGSYMIRDFARNIVRIRADAGGREIALAKLDKQRWQAAPLTLADGPLTLSYEVYAWDLSVRAAHLDTTHGFFNGSSVFLCVEGQAERPCTVDIHAPAGEAYRDWRVATAMREAPGRDGARRYGFGRYQVADYDELVDHPVEMGTFQLASFRACGAQHDVVFTGRVPQLDLERVCRDLKRICETQIRLFEPRTAQAPFLDSNRRYVFMTMVTSDGYGGLEHRASTALICSRNDLPVRGNSETSEGYRTFLGLCSHEYFHTWNVKRIKPAAFVPYRLAQETYTPLLWLFEGFTSYYDDLVLVRSGCVTEAQYVEMLAKTWNGVLRGNGRTKQSVAESSFDAWTKYYRQDENAPNAIVSYYTKGALVALTLDLTIRDKTRGRRSLDDVMRALWRGYGRGFYAPDAAQRGVTEAEVHALFDEVTGLRLGPLLRTLTEGTGELPLPALFKAFGIKAEAQKPARTAALGIKVKTEDGWVRVSQVLDGGAAQAAGLSAGDLLVAVDSVRVAPGQLDKLLARYRSGDRIELHAFRRDELQVLPVTLAREPAAQYKLKAEGGRHAARSRWLGQ, from the coding sequence ATGACGCCGATCCGCTACGCCATCGCCCCGCTTCAGCCTGAAGCGCACCTGTTTGCCGTTACCGTCACCGTGAGCGAGCCCGATCCGGCCGGGCAGTGTTTCTCGCTGCCGGCGTGGATTCCCGGCAGCTACATGATCCGCGACTTCGCCCGCAATATCGTACGCATCCGCGCCGACGCGGGCGGGCGCGAGATCGCGCTGGCCAAGCTCGACAAGCAGCGCTGGCAGGCCGCGCCGCTCACCCTCGCCGACGGCCCGCTGACGCTCAGCTACGAGGTCTACGCCTGGGACCTGTCGGTGCGCGCCGCGCACCTGGACACCACCCATGGCTTCTTCAACGGCAGCTCGGTGTTCCTGTGCGTGGAAGGGCAGGCCGAGCGGCCCTGCACCGTCGACATCCATGCCCCCGCGGGCGAGGCCTACCGCGACTGGCGCGTGGCCACCGCCATGCGCGAGGCGCCGGGCCGCGACGGCGCCAGGCGCTACGGCTTCGGCCGCTACCAGGTGGCCGACTACGATGAACTGGTCGATCACCCGGTCGAGATGGGCACCTTCCAGCTGGCCAGCTTCCGCGCCTGCGGCGCGCAGCACGACGTGGTCTTCACCGGGCGCGTGCCGCAGCTGGACCTGGAGCGCGTGTGCCGCGACCTGAAGCGCATCTGCGAGACCCAGATCCGGCTGTTCGAGCCCCGCACCGCGCAGGCGCCGTTCCTCGACAGCAACCGGCGCTACGTGTTCATGACCATGGTCACCAGCGACGGCTACGGCGGCCTCGAGCATCGCGCCAGCACCGCGCTGATCTGCTCGCGCAATGACCTGCCGGTGCGCGGCAACAGCGAAACCAGCGAGGGCTACCGCACCTTCCTCGGGCTGTGCAGCCACGAGTATTTCCACACCTGGAACGTCAAGCGCATCAAGCCGGCGGCGTTCGTGCCGTACCGGCTGGCGCAGGAAACCTACACGCCGCTGCTGTGGCTGTTCGAGGGCTTCACCAGCTACTACGACGACCTGGTGCTGGTGCGCTCGGGCTGCGTCACCGAGGCGCAGTATGTCGAGATGCTGGCCAAGACCTGGAACGGCGTGCTGCGCGGCAACGGCCGCACCAAGCAAAGCGTGGCCGAAAGCTCGTTCGACGCCTGGACCAAGTACTACCGCCAGGACGAGAACGCGCCCAACGCCATCGTCAGCTACTACACCAAGGGCGCGCTGGTGGCGCTGACGCTGGACCTGACCATCCGCGACAAGACCCGCGGGCGGCGCTCGCTCGACGATGTCATGCGCGCGCTGTGGCGCGGCTACGGCCGCGGCTTCTACGCTCCGGACGCGGCGCAGCGCGGCGTCACCGAGGCCGAGGTCCATGCGCTGTTCGATGAAGTCACGGGCCTGCGCCTGGGGCCGCTGCTGCGCACGCTGACCGAAGGCACCGGCGAGCTGCCGCTGCCGGCGCTGTTCAAGGCGTTCGGGATCAAGGCCGAGGCGCAGAAGCCGGCGCGCACCGCGGCGCTGGGGATCAAGGTCAAGACCGAGGACGGCTGGGTGCGCGTGTCCCAGGTGCTCGATGGCGGCGCCGCGCAGGCCGCGGGCCTGTCCGCCGGCGACCTGCTGGTGGCCGTCGACAGCGTGCGCGTGGCCCCGGGCCAGCTCGACAAGCTGCTGGCGCGCTACCGCAGCGGTGACCGCATCGAGCTGCACGCCTTCCGCCGTGACGAGCTGCAGGTGCTGCCGGTGACGCTGGCGCGCGAGCCGGCGGCCCAGTACAAGCTCAAGGCGGAAGGCGGGCGGCATGCGGCGCGCTCGCGCTGGCTGGGCCAGTGA
- a CDS encoding MDR family oxidoreductase, with the protein MTFQALLLTQADGATEANIATLDEGQLPADGDVLVAVDYSTINFKDGLAITGRSPVVRKWPMVAGIDGAGTVLESAHPRWKAGDKVVLNGYGVGETHWGCLAQRARLKGDWLVPLPAAFTTRQAMAIGTAGYTAMLSVLALERGGVNGPVRPGEGEVLVTGASGGVGSVAIALLSKLGYQVVASTGKTREADFLKALGAADVIDRAELGVPGKPLQKERWAAVVDSVGSHTLVNACAQVRYGGVVTACGLAQGLDFPGSVAPFILRGITLHGIDSVMAAMPLREQAWQRLASDLELDRLNALTREIGLGDAIEAGRKIMEGGMRGRVVVDVNRG; encoded by the coding sequence ATGACCTTCCAGGCACTGCTGCTGACCCAGGCCGACGGCGCCACCGAGGCCAACATCGCCACCCTCGACGAGGGCCAACTGCCCGCCGACGGCGACGTGCTCGTCGCGGTGGATTACTCCACCATCAACTTCAAGGACGGCCTGGCGATCACGGGGCGCTCGCCGGTGGTGCGCAAGTGGCCGATGGTGGCGGGCATCGACGGCGCCGGCACGGTGCTGGAATCCGCGCATCCGCGCTGGAAGGCCGGCGACAAGGTGGTGCTGAATGGCTACGGCGTCGGCGAGACCCACTGGGGCTGCCTGGCGCAGCGCGCGCGCCTGAAGGGCGACTGGCTGGTGCCGCTGCCGGCCGCCTTCACCACGCGCCAGGCCATGGCGATCGGCACCGCGGGCTATACCGCGATGCTGTCGGTGCTGGCGCTCGAGCGCGGCGGCGTCAACGGGCCGGTGCGCCCGGGTGAGGGCGAGGTGCTGGTGACCGGCGCCTCGGGCGGCGTGGGCTCGGTGGCGATCGCGCTGCTGAGCAAGCTGGGCTACCAGGTGGTGGCTTCGACCGGCAAGACGCGCGAGGCGGATTTCCTCAAGGCGCTCGGCGCCGCCGACGTGATCGACCGGGCCGAGCTGGGCGTGCCGGGCAAGCCGCTGCAGAAAGAGCGCTGGGCCGCGGTGGTCGATTCGGTGGGCTCGCACACGCTGGTCAACGCCTGTGCGCAGGTACGCTACGGCGGCGTGGTGACGGCGTGCGGGCTGGCGCAGGGACTGGATTTTCCCGGCTCGGTCGCGCCCTTCATCCTGCGCGGCATCACGCTGCACGGCATCGACAGCGTAATGGCGGCGATGCCGCTGCGCGAGCAGGCGTGGCAGCGGCTGGCCAGCGACCTGGAGCTGGACCGGCTGAATGCGCTGACGCGCGAGATCGGCCTGGGCGATGCCATCGAGGCGGGCCGCAAGATCATGGAGGGCGGCATGCGCGGGCGCGTGGTGGTGGATGTGAACCGCGGCTGA
- a CDS encoding DsbC family protein — translation MFPSLRRRPAVYATITAIAGGLAAAGFALHALAAGEPGTDRIKESLQKMLGGRAEVKSVGKTPVPGLFEANIGGQVVYTDATGRYILNGEMIDTRTGTNLTEERLAEINRIKWSDLPLARAIKWTKGDGSRQLAVFSDPNCGYCKRIEQTFQQMDNITVYTFLYPVLSPDSEAKAKQVWCAADRTKAWRDWMLKQVALTGNGSCKTPLEENLALGHSMNVTGTPAVFFTDGTRIPGAADVATLERKLASIKK, via the coding sequence ATGTTCCCATCCCTGCGCCGCCGTCCCGCCGTCTACGCCACCATCACCGCCATCGCCGGCGGCCTGGCCGCGGCCGGTTTCGCGCTGCACGCCCTCGCCGCGGGCGAGCCCGGCACCGACCGCATCAAGGAATCGCTGCAGAAGATGCTGGGCGGCCGCGCCGAGGTGAAGAGCGTCGGCAAGACCCCGGTGCCGGGCCTGTTCGAAGCCAATATCGGCGGCCAGGTTGTGTACACCGACGCCACCGGCCGCTACATCCTGAACGGCGAGATGATCGATACCCGCACCGGCACCAACCTGACCGAGGAGCGGCTCGCCGAGATCAACCGCATCAAGTGGTCGGACCTGCCGCTGGCGCGCGCGATCAAGTGGACCAAGGGCGATGGCAGCCGCCAGCTGGCGGTGTTCTCCGACCCCAACTGCGGCTACTGCAAGCGCATCGAGCAGACTTTCCAGCAGATGGACAATATCACCGTGTACACCTTCCTGTACCCGGTGCTGTCGCCGGATTCGGAGGCCAAGGCCAAGCAGGTCTGGTGCGCGGCTGACCGCACCAAGGCCTGGCGCGACTGGATGCTCAAGCAGGTGGCGCTGACCGGCAACGGCAGCTGCAAGACCCCGCTGGAAGAGAACCTGGCGCTGGGCCACAGCATGAACGTGACCGGGACCCCGGCGGTGTTCTTCACCGACGGCACCCGCATCCCTGGCGCGGCGGACGTCGCCACGCTGGAACGCAAGCTCGCCAGCATCAAGAAATAA
- a CDS encoding UbiH/UbiF family hydroxylase, with the protein MTRSHASARPAARKSSAFQVAVIGGGIVGKSCALLLAQQGMDVALIAPRPARAAASAGPDDWDSRIYAFSASSQALLERMRVWEALDPARIQPVRDMRVFGDVSAAETSPSFDGDLHFSAYAAAVPQLAWIIESRLVERALDTALGFQHQVTWHDGSAGVCERDPDGITLTLDNGSKVRTALAIGADGARSWLRQQCHIGVSTRKYRQLGVVANFACERPHHETAWQWFLGAPEKLMADEEPANGEVLAMLPLPDNHVSMVWSADEAHARELLALSPEALAATVMQGASGAVGAQFGALRCVTPAQGFPLVLQRADQFVQPHVALVGDAAHVVHPLAGQGMNLGLRDVAELGRVMADKEPFRGEGDLRLLRRYERARATDLLSLTAATDGLHRLFSLPGSVARVVRNTGMRAVGGQSLLKRLLIGRALG; encoded by the coding sequence ATGACCCGATCCCACGCGTCCGCGCGACCCGCCGCGCGCAAATCCTCCGCTTTCCAGGTTGCCGTCATCGGTGGCGGCATCGTCGGCAAGTCTTGCGCGCTGCTGCTGGCGCAGCAGGGCATGGACGTCGCGCTGATCGCGCCCAGGCCGGCGCGCGCCGCGGCCAGCGCCGGGCCGGACGACTGGGACAGCCGCATCTACGCCTTCTCCGCCAGCTCGCAGGCGCTGCTCGAACGCATGCGCGTGTGGGAGGCGCTGGACCCGGCGCGGATCCAGCCGGTGCGCGACATGCGCGTGTTCGGCGACGTCAGCGCCGCCGAGACCTCGCCCAGCTTCGATGGCGACCTGCACTTCTCCGCGTATGCCGCGGCGGTGCCGCAGCTGGCGTGGATCATCGAGTCGCGCCTGGTCGAGCGCGCGCTCGATACCGCGCTGGGCTTCCAGCACCAGGTAACGTGGCACGACGGCAGCGCCGGCGTGTGCGAGCGCGACCCCGACGGCATCACGCTCACGCTGGACAACGGCAGCAAGGTGCGCACCGCGCTGGCGATCGGCGCCGACGGCGCGCGCTCGTGGCTGCGCCAGCAGTGCCATATCGGCGTCAGCACGCGCAAGTACCGCCAGCTTGGCGTGGTGGCCAATTTCGCGTGCGAGCGGCCGCACCATGAAACCGCCTGGCAATGGTTCCTGGGCGCGCCGGAAAAGCTGATGGCCGACGAAGAACCCGCCAACGGCGAAGTGCTGGCGATGCTGCCCCTGCCGGACAACCATGTGTCGATGGTCTGGTCCGCCGACGAGGCCCACGCGCGCGAACTGCTGGCGCTGTCGCCCGAGGCGCTGGCCGCCACCGTGATGCAGGGCGCCAGCGGCGCGGTCGGGGCGCAGTTTGGCGCGCTGCGCTGCGTGACCCCCGCGCAGGGCTTCCCGCTGGTGCTGCAGCGTGCCGACCAGTTCGTGCAGCCGCATGTGGCGCTGGTAGGCGACGCCGCCCACGTGGTGCATCCGCTGGCCGGCCAGGGCATGAACCTGGGTTTGCGCGACGTCGCGGAACTTGGCCGCGTGATGGCCGACAAAGAACCTTTCCGCGGCGAGGGCGACCTGCGCCTGCTGCGCCGCTACGAGCGCGCGCGCGCCACCGACCTGCTATCGCTGACCGCCGCCACCGACGGGCTGCACCGGCTGTTCTCGCTGCCGGGCAGCGTGGCGCGGGTGGTGCGCAATACCGGCATGCGCGCGGTCGGCGGCCAGTCCCTGCTCAAGCGCTTGTTGATCGGGCGCGCGCTCGGCTAG